From one Polynucleobacter sp. UK-FUSCHL-C3 genomic stretch:
- a CDS encoding light-harvesting protein, with protein sequence MIYGKMWCVVKPSVGIPLFLGACAVGSFAVHTMILNNTTWVKAFLNGNAAATASASASAAPAAPAAKK encoded by the coding sequence ATGATTTACGGAAAAATGTGGTGTGTAGTAAAGCCTTCAGTAGGCATCCCATTATTTTTGGGCGCTTGCGCAGTTGGCTCATTCGCTGTTCATACAATGATTCTCAACAATACAACGTGGGTTAAAGCATTCTTGAACGGCAATGCTGCAGCAACAGCTTCAGCATCAGCATCAGCGGCACCGGCGGCACCTGCAGCGAAGAAGTAA
- a CDS encoding PucC family protein: MKRLSQKLVQSWANLGPRFLPFADAATPDLPLSRLLRLSLFQVSVGMVLVLLIGTLNRVMIVELGVPASLVAVMVSLPLVFAPFRALIGFRSDTHRSELGWRRVPYMWMGTLVQFGGLAIMPFALLVLSGGGQSASAPAWIGQASAALAFLLVGAGVHITQTVGLALATDLAPQESQPKVVGLMYVMLLLGMIVSAFIFGAVLEEFTPGRLIQVIQGCAITTMILNVIALWKQESRDRSRRFKNPDQPTFKQSWDLFCQGEHALRRLLAVGLGTMAFTMEDVLLEPYGGEILKLSVSSTTYLTAALACGGLFGFALASHILSKGADPFRMASIGAMVGLPAFMAVIVAAPMASAYLFSFGVFLIGFGGGLFGHGTLTATMNLAPPEQRGLALGAWGAVQATGAGVAVALGGIIRDIVNYFAMRNSLGESLADPSTGYVAVYLIEMILLMATIIAMAPLIKSKLPVRKLQTS; encoded by the coding sequence ATGAAACGCCTTAGTCAAAAACTTGTGCAATCGTGGGCCAACTTAGGTCCAAGGTTTTTACCTTTTGCGGACGCCGCCACTCCTGATTTACCGCTTTCTCGACTGCTCCGACTTTCACTCTTTCAGGTTTCAGTTGGCATGGTTTTGGTGCTACTGATTGGGACCTTAAATCGGGTCATGATTGTTGAGCTTGGTGTACCTGCATCCCTCGTGGCTGTGATGGTCTCCTTGCCCCTTGTGTTTGCCCCATTTCGGGCCTTAATTGGGTTTCGTTCGGATACGCATCGTTCGGAACTGGGATGGCGTCGGGTTCCCTATATGTGGATGGGAACCTTAGTGCAATTTGGTGGGTTAGCGATCATGCCATTTGCATTATTGGTTCTATCGGGCGGCGGTCAATCAGCAAGTGCGCCAGCATGGATTGGACAAGCCTCTGCGGCCTTGGCGTTCTTGCTGGTGGGTGCTGGAGTTCATATTACCCAGACCGTGGGCCTTGCACTCGCTACGGACTTAGCACCACAAGAATCGCAACCCAAAGTGGTGGGACTCATGTACGTGATGCTCCTACTAGGAATGATTGTGAGTGCGTTTATCTTTGGGGCGGTCCTTGAAGAATTTACCCCAGGACGTTTGATTCAAGTGATTCAGGGATGTGCTATCACCACCATGATCTTGAATGTGATTGCGCTCTGGAAGCAAGAATCACGAGATCGCAGCAGACGCTTTAAGAATCCAGATCAACCGACCTTTAAGCAATCGTGGGATCTTTTTTGCCAAGGTGAACATGCCCTACGTCGTTTATTGGCGGTAGGACTCGGTACGATGGCGTTTACGATGGAAGATGTCTTGCTTGAGCCTTATGGTGGCGAGATATTGAAATTGAGCGTTAGTTCTACTACCTACCTGACGGCTGCTTTAGCATGTGGCGGGCTCTTTGGTTTTGCATTAGCGTCGCATATTTTGAGCAAAGGGGCTGATCCATTTCGGATGGCCAGTATTGGGGCGATGGTAGGCCTTCCCGCATTTATGGCTGTGATTGTTGCTGCGCCGATGGCCTCAGCCTACCTATTTAGTTTCGGAGTTTTCTTAATCGGCTTTGGGGGCGGTCTCTTTGGTCATGGCACGCTCACTGCAACCATGAACCTTGCACCTCCAGAGCAACGTGGATTGGCATTGGGAGCGTGGGGCGCAGTACAGGCAACCGGCGCCGGAGTGGCAGTAGCGCTCGGAGGAATTATTCGGGACATTGTGAACTACTTTGCCATGCGAAATAGCTTGGGAGAGAGCTTGGCTGATCCTAGCACCGGCTATGTTGCAGTGTATTTAATTGAAATGATTTTATTAATGGCAACCATCATTGCGATGGCGCCTCTGATCAAAAGCAAGTTACCAGTGCGTAAATTACAGACGAGTTAG
- a CDS encoding tetratricopeptide repeat protein, whose protein sequence is MVKMKHLIAALFVASASFSYAADTTPSSSASSWQAEAQKEIKAKNYDGAIKTLLAANEPNSADWNNLLGYAQRKKSPPDLNAAERYYQAALKIDPKHKGALEYYGELFLMKNDLPGAEQMLARLNKVCIFSCEEYRDLKEEIAKYKAKKGSK, encoded by the coding sequence ATGGTCAAAATGAAACATCTCATTGCTGCCCTTTTTGTTGCGAGCGCATCATTCTCCTATGCGGCAGATACAACCCCGTCGTCTTCAGCCTCGTCGTGGCAAGCAGAAGCCCAGAAAGAAATCAAGGCGAAGAACTATGATGGCGCAATTAAAACTCTCTTGGCTGCTAATGAACCAAACTCAGCAGACTGGAATAATCTGCTGGGCTATGCCCAACGTAAGAAGTCTCCACCGGATTTAAATGCGGCAGAGCGTTATTACCAAGCAGCCTTAAAAATAGATCCAAAACATAAGGGTGCTTTGGAGTACTACGGCGAACTCTTTCTGATGAAAAATGATCTTCCAGGCGCAGAACAAATGTTGGCACGTCTGAATAAGGTTTGTATTTTCTCGTGCGAGGAATACCGGGATTTAAAAGAAGAAATTGCAAAGTACAAGGCCAAAAAGGGCTCAAAGTA
- a CDS encoding c-type cytochrome, whose protein sequence is MQYLRIATLALGLICSSATSLSFAQDISAKIQVCGACHGLDGNSKIVGTPSLAGQPKTFLENQMVMIREGMRDIPAMKGQLDGLSDATIVAIAKFYTNSPAISQAGPRNPALFEKGQVISKEALCGTCHLPNYVGRDQMPRIAAQREDYLLYSMRQFRSNQATGRDTIMAASLYGMSDDDLKAIAHYLSQLK, encoded by the coding sequence GTGCAGTATTTACGAATCGCGACGTTAGCACTAGGACTTATTTGTTCCAGCGCAACGTCGCTTTCGTTTGCGCAGGATATTAGCGCAAAGATTCAGGTATGCGGCGCTTGTCATGGCCTTGATGGTAATTCCAAGATTGTAGGCACCCCATCCTTGGCGGGACAGCCCAAGACGTTTTTAGAAAACCAGATGGTGATGATCCGAGAGGGTATGCGCGACATCCCTGCTATGAAAGGACAGCTAGATGGATTAAGCGATGCCACAATTGTTGCGATCGCCAAGTTTTACACCAATAGCCCAGCCATATCGCAAGCAGGACCACGCAATCCCGCCTTATTTGAAAAGGGTCAAGTCATTTCAAAGGAAGCGCTGTGTGGTACTTGCCATTTACCCAACTACGTTGGTAGAGATCAGATGCCTCGGATTGCGGCTCAGCGTGAAGATTATCTCTTGTATAGCATGCGACAGTTTCGCTCTAACCAGGCTACAGGCAGAGATACAATCATGGCGGCATCTCTATATGGCATGAGTGATGATGATCTAAAAGCCATTGCACATTACCTCTCACAATTAAAGTAA
- a CDS encoding VOC family protein — MTAFIDRVDHLVLTVTDIEKTTLFYEKTLGFEREFFKGPEGQPRYALLFGQYKINLQDKQTETPTKARVPTIGAGDFCLISKVPLDEFIVHLKKIGVPIDTGPVQRRGALGPIRSVYFRDPDGNLVEVAEYI; from the coding sequence ATGACTGCATTCATTGATCGCGTTGACCACTTAGTACTCACCGTCACGGATATCGAGAAAACCACCCTGTTTTATGAGAAGACTCTTGGATTTGAGCGCGAGTTCTTTAAGGGCCCGGAAGGACAACCCCGTTATGCACTCTTGTTTGGGCAATACAAAATCAATTTACAAGATAAACAAACAGAAACACCTACAAAAGCCAGGGTGCCCACCATCGGCGCAGGCGATTTTTGCTTAATCTCTAAAGTTCCTTTGGACGAGTTCATAGTCCATCTGAAAAAAATTGGGGTTCCAATTGATACAGGACCCGTTCAAAGGCGGGGTGCTTTAGGCCCGATTCGGTCAGTTTATTTCCGGGATCCGGATGGAAATTTGGTCGAAGTGGCGGAATACATCTAG
- a CDS encoding PQQ-dependent sugar dehydrogenase codes for MNQRLISVATLSTLASSLMILQGCATAPPPKAEAAPAPVAAAPAPAWKQGMGPDMANSKLAPLPGKMTVTPVSEIPIDKLKLPPGFKIEVWATGMPGARAMARGDNGKIYIGTRAIGRVYELSDNGKERTSRVVVDKLVQPAGVAFKNGSLYVMSINKVLRYDGIEKNPSVAPVDLTAKFNLPPEQHHNWKYIAFGPDGKLYVPFGAPCNICELPTPEYAQIRRYNPDGSGMEVLATGVRNTVGFDWHPTTKQLWFTNHGRDWMGDDKPNDTLSRMQKTGLNYGFPHCHEGNMPDDVVKKANPCAGVEQPVALMGPHTAVMGLKFYTGNMFPPEYKNAAFIARKGSWNRNQKIGFDVVMVKASADGKNAKTVPFITGFMNPADQSFWGRPAYLLQMPDGSMLVSDEQLGAIYRVTYKKQQVAAK; via the coding sequence ATGAACCAGCGACTGATTTCAGTAGCAACACTTTCGACACTCGCCTCATCACTGATGATTCTGCAAGGCTGTGCGACTGCACCGCCTCCCAAAGCTGAGGCTGCCCCAGCTCCTGTAGCAGCGGCACCAGCACCAGCATGGAAGCAGGGTATGGGCCCTGATATGGCCAATTCCAAGTTAGCTCCTTTGCCTGGAAAAATGACGGTTACCCCTGTTAGTGAAATTCCAATTGATAAGCTGAAATTACCCCCAGGCTTCAAGATTGAGGTTTGGGCAACCGGCATGCCTGGTGCTCGTGCGATGGCGCGCGGAGATAACGGCAAAATTTACATTGGCACCCGTGCGATTGGACGTGTCTATGAGTTGAGCGACAACGGTAAAGAGCGAACCAGCCGTGTAGTAGTTGATAAATTAGTTCAGCCCGCTGGCGTTGCATTTAAGAATGGCTCTTTATATGTGATGTCTATTAATAAGGTTCTGCGTTACGACGGGATTGAAAAAAATCCAAGCGTGGCACCAGTAGACCTAACAGCTAAATTTAATCTGCCACCCGAGCAACACCATAACTGGAAGTACATTGCATTTGGACCTGATGGGAAGTTGTATGTTCCATTTGGAGCGCCTTGCAACATTTGCGAGTTGCCAACCCCCGAGTATGCCCAGATTCGTCGCTATAACCCAGATGGATCGGGTATGGAAGTGTTAGCAACCGGAGTGCGCAATACCGTTGGTTTTGATTGGCATCCCACCACTAAGCAACTCTGGTTTACAAATCATGGACGCGATTGGATGGGTGACGATAAGCCGAATGACACCTTGAGTCGGATGCAAAAAACCGGATTGAACTACGGCTTCCCTCATTGCCATGAAGGTAATATGCCCGATGATGTTGTGAAGAAGGCCAATCCATGCGCAGGCGTTGAACAACCTGTTGCCTTGATGGGCCCACATACTGCAGTGATGGGTCTTAAGTTCTATACCGGCAATATGTTCCCTCCTGAATATAAAAATGCTGCCTTTATTGCACGCAAAGGTTCATGGAACCGTAATCAAAAGATTGGTTTTGATGTTGTGATGGTTAAGGCAAGCGCAGATGGCAAAAATGCCAAAACCGTACCATTTATTACCGGATTTATGAACCCAGCCGATCAATCCTTCTGGGGTCGTCCAGCTTACCTACTGCAGATGCCTGACGGCTCAATGTTGGTATCGGATGAGCAGTTGGGCGCAATTTATCGAGTGACCTATAAAAAGCAGCAAGTAGCAGCGAAGTAA
- a CDS encoding TonB-dependent receptor: MLKNNSRILAFRKEALTLLIGSVFIELALANKPEYEAPPLDEIVVSASGYEQKIMDTAASINLVTINQIQNGQARDNLSEPLNRVPGIFALNRQNYAQDLQISSRGFGANSTFGTRGIRLIVDNIPGTVADGQGQISHIDLPSTDRIEVMRGPFSVLYGNSSGGVIRVFTQDGGPKTEVQPYFEVGSYGQRRAGLKASGKSDELGYVIDAGQFHTNGYRDQSAADRRNANAKLSFMGGPDTRITLIANNVSLKAQDPTGLTESQLIANPKQAGTSAVSQNSRKSVDQTQVGASIDFRINANNNFLFSPYLGQRHVLQYLTSATAGSGVIDLVRSFYGMDSKWVHQNKFFDIPLTMVTGIDMNENDDRRRTYTNSGGTAVYSSTASQDYAMNAKNFDQYLQADFRFSERFAFNAGIRNSQTNLSSTTNNSINLNTGSTEFRAMTYMASLQYYLNEMSNVYVSYGSSFDTPTLNQVFYSANGAVNGSSCTSSCSNFGLLAAKTKQVELGFKSRLSPFIKTNIAVFNADTANDIVIGASNAGRNSFTNAPKTNRQGVEGGAQFKLPYNFETNLAYTWLRATVKESYLTNSTNLSTFNTVASGNRIPGVPNQGLFAELLWVKPNKSVEAAIEARANGAMDANDLNTQYKAPGYAVMNIRGVVRQEIAGGWSFSQFFRLNNVFDRSYVGSVIVNQFFLRSYEPAPTRNWMIGAKASYQFK; encoded by the coding sequence ATGTTAAAAAATAATTCCAGAATTCTTGCTTTTCGCAAAGAGGCGCTAACCCTTTTGATAGGAAGCGTTTTTATAGAACTAGCACTTGCAAACAAGCCTGAGTATGAAGCTCCACCACTGGATGAGATTGTGGTCTCAGCCAGTGGATATGAGCAGAAAATTATGGATACTGCTGCCTCCATTAATCTAGTAACCATAAATCAGATTCAAAATGGACAAGCTAGAGACAATCTTTCTGAGCCATTAAACCGAGTACCCGGCATTTTTGCCCTCAATCGCCAGAACTACGCACAAGACCTACAAATATCATCTCGTGGTTTTGGGGCAAACTCGACCTTTGGTACGCGCGGTATCCGACTTATTGTTGATAATATTCCGGGAACTGTTGCCGATGGACAGGGTCAGATATCCCATATAGATTTGCCATCCACTGATCGCATTGAGGTAATGCGAGGCCCATTCTCTGTGCTTTACGGTAATTCATCGGGTGGCGTGATTCGTGTATTTACCCAAGATGGTGGCCCCAAGACCGAGGTGCAACCCTACTTCGAAGTTGGTTCCTATGGACAACGTAGAGCTGGACTAAAAGCAAGTGGTAAATCTGATGAGCTTGGTTACGTAATTGATGCCGGGCAATTCCATACCAATGGATATCGAGATCAAAGTGCTGCTGATAGACGTAATGCCAATGCAAAACTCAGTTTTATGGGGGGTCCCGATACTAGGATAACCCTGATCGCAAATAACGTGAGCCTTAAAGCGCAAGATCCTACCGGATTAACCGAGAGCCAGTTAATTGCAAATCCCAAGCAGGCTGGTACAAGCGCTGTATCGCAAAATTCTCGCAAATCAGTCGATCAAACGCAAGTCGGCGCATCGATCGATTTTCGTATTAACGCAAACAATAATTTTTTATTCTCCCCTTACTTGGGTCAGCGTCATGTCCTTCAGTATTTGACTTCCGCTACAGCAGGATCTGGAGTGATTGATTTAGTTCGTTCTTTTTATGGCATGGATAGTAAATGGGTCCATCAAAATAAATTTTTTGATATTCCGTTGACTATGGTGACTGGCATTGACATGAATGAGAACGACGATCGTCGCCGAACGTATACCAATAGTGGGGGCACTGCAGTGTATAGCAGCACCGCCTCACAAGATTATGCTATGAATGCCAAGAATTTCGATCAATATCTGCAAGCCGATTTTCGGTTTTCAGAGCGCTTCGCTTTTAATGCAGGAATCAGAAACTCTCAAACCAATTTGAGCTCAACAACGAATAACTCCATAAATCTAAATACAGGCTCAACTGAATTTAGGGCTATGACTTATATGGCATCGTTGCAGTATTACTTAAACGAGATGTCTAATGTATATGTATCGTATGGCTCAAGTTTTGATACCCCGACATTAAATCAAGTCTTTTATAGTGCTAATGGAGCAGTTAATGGTTCTAGTTGTACGTCTTCGTGTTCTAATTTCGGGCTTTTAGCCGCCAAAACGAAGCAAGTAGAGCTAGGTTTTAAATCAAGATTATCGCCCTTCATCAAAACCAATATTGCAGTATTTAATGCGGATACTGCAAATGATATTGTTATTGGTGCATCAAATGCAGGGAGAAATTCATTCACAAATGCTCCAAAGACAAATCGTCAAGGTGTGGAGGGTGGTGCGCAGTTTAAGTTACCTTATAACTTTGAAACTAACTTGGCATATACGTGGTTGAGAGCAACGGTAAAGGAGTCGTACCTTACAAACTCTACCAATTTGTCAACATTCAATACCGTTGCAAGTGGTAATCGGATTCCAGGGGTTCCCAATCAGGGCTTATTCGCAGAGTTACTCTGGGTCAAGCCCAATAAGTCAGTAGAAGCCGCTATTGAAGCGCGGGCGAATGGGGCAATGGACGCTAATGATCTGAATACTCAATATAAGGCACCAGGTTATGCAGTGATGAATATTCGCGGAGTAGTGCGTCAAGAAATTGCTGGCGGCTGGTCTTTTTCACAATTCTTTAGGCTCAACAATGTGTTTGATCGCTCTTATGTTGGTTCAGTGATTGTGAATCAATTTTTCCTTCGTTCGTATGAGCCAGCCCCAACCCGAAATTGGATGATTGGCGCTAAGGCGAGCTATCAGTTTAAGTAG
- the pufB gene encoding light-harvesting antenna LH1, beta subunit: MSDPNKVWPTGLTEAESEELHRNLIQGTQFFGMIAALAHLLAYIYSPWLK; this comes from the coding sequence ATGTCAGACCCAAATAAGGTATGGCCTACAGGCTTAACTGAGGCCGAATCTGAGGAGTTACACCGTAATCTGATCCAAGGCACGCAGTTTTTTGGCATGATCGCAGCTCTTGCCCATTTACTTGCGTATATTTATTCGCCCTGGCTGAAATAA